The segment AGCACCTCCTCGTCGACCTCGGTCGGTGCCACCAGTTCGATCGTCCGCCCGTCCCCGTCCTCGAATGAATCGGGCGGCCGCGGAAACGGGCCGGACGGTTCGTCGGCGTACTCTCGTGTCGCTACCATCGTTATCGAACCAGTTTGACGGTCGTCGGCGCGTTCAACAGCACGAACTCGGCTATCGGACCAAGTCTGATCTTCCCCATCGGGCTGACGGTGCCGCCGCCGATGACCAGTTGATCGAACTCGCCTTGCTCCGTGAAGTTCACGAGCGCGCTTCCCGGATCGCCCTCGAGCGTCTCGACGTCGGTCTCGATGCCGGCCTCCGAGAGCAGCGATTCGGCCTGTTCGCGCATCTCCTCTTGGGAGCGCTTGGTTTCGGGCTTGTCGACGACGACGACGGTGAGGTCGTCGCCGACCGCGGCCGTTCGCTCGATCGTTTGCCGGAGCGTTTTGATCGACTCGTCGCTTCCGGCGAGTCCCAGTAGTACCTTCATACTTCGTCTGTGTTCCGACGAACGAAAATTATTGTGCCCACTTCCGGGTTCTGCGGCCCGATTCGTGTGAGAACCTCAAACTTTGCGTGGGACTCGCAGGCTCGAAGCGCACGATCTGTGCGTGACGACGCCGTTAAGGCCGTGTGGCCAATAGGCTCACGGAATGAGTGATGCGGCGCTCGATGTCGTCGAGTTCTTGCTCACGACGAGCGTATATTCGGACGATCGATCGCTAGACGAGAACGACCTGCAACCCAGCGTTCGGCAGGTGTTCTGGACGAGCAACGCGGGGGACGCCGACGAACAGGGCGGCACTAGCCGGGGCGGGATCACCCGGCCGCTGTCGGCGACCAACCAGACGATTCGAGAGGCCACCGGCGTCGAGGCCCCGTGGAACGCCGTCGGCGACCTCATGTTCACCGACCGCGACGAGTTCTCCGGGACCGTCTCGCTCACCCAGCGGGACATGGCCGAAGACTGGTTCGCGGACCGGGCGAGCGACGAGCGGGTGCTCGAGAACCCGACCCTCGCCAAGCACTTCGAGGACCACGAGGATCTCGATGTCGACCACGAGGAAGCCAGAGAGCGAAACCGGCCGATTCAGGCCGATCGCGTCTGGATCGACGGCCTGCTCGAGGAGTACTTCGACGAGGAAGAAGACGAAGACATGCTCGACCTCGTCGAGATCCGCGCGCCCGAGGAGGTCGACATCACGCTCGACGATCTGGTGTTGACCGAGAGCCAGGAGGACGAGATCGACAAGATCGCGAAGGCGATCGAACACCGCGACTACCTCGCGAACATCGGCCTCCGGGAGATCGGCAAACTCCTGTTCGTCGGACCGCCGGGAACCGGGAAAACCTCGACCGCACAGGCGCTGGCTCGAGACATGGACCTGCCGTTCGTCGAGGTCAAACTCTCGATGATCACGAGCCAGTACCTGGGAGAGACGGCAAAGAACGTCGACAAGACCTTCGAGGTCGCAAAGCGGCTCTCGCCGTGTATCCTCTTTATCGACGAGTTCGACTCCGTCGCGAAGACCCGCCGGAGCGACGAGCACGCGGCGCTCAAGCGCGCGGTCAACACGCTCTTGAAGAGCATCGACAACATCTCGCTGATCCAAGACGACGTGTTGCTCATTGGGGCGACGAACCACCCCGACCAACTCGACGCGGCGGCGTGGCGGCGCTTCGACGAGATCGTCAACTTCCCGAAACCGGACTCTCGGATGCGATCTGACATCCTCCAGGTCATCACGAGCACGATGGACATCGAGGAGTTCGACCCCAGCGTCATCGCCGAGGCGACCGAGGGGCTCACCGGAAGCGACCTCCGGATGGTGCTTCGGGAAGCCGTCCTCGAGGCCCTGACCGAGAACAGGCGGGAACTCACCCAGGAGGACCTCCTCAACGCCGTCGAGGAGTTCGAAGAGCGCGACAACCTGAAGAACATGGACATGATCGACGGCGACCACGACGCGCTGGTCGCCGGCGGCGACATCGGCGGCAGCGAGAGCGGTGGTGACGGCGAGCACTCACACGACCACGATCACGCCCACGCGCACGATCACTGAGCACGACGACTGACTCGCGATTGTCCACTCGAGCCAGTTGCCGTCCGCCGACTCGGCGGACTAGCCGAGACCTCGACCGGTCTGCCCCGCGAGCGCTGACGCCACGCTTTTCGTCCCCCCGTTCGATTCTGCACGTATGGCCACCGATCGGAACGTCTACGGAACCGAACTCGAGCCCTGTAGCGCCGATCCGGAGACGGGCTTTCTCCGCGACGGCTGCTGTCGGCGCGTCGAGGGCGACCGCGGCCGACACGAACTCTGTGCCGTGATGACCGAGGAGTTCCTCTCCTTCAGCGCGGCACGGGGCAACGACCTCACGACGCCAAAACCCCAGTTCGAGTTCCCCGGCCTCGAGCCGGGCGATCGCTGGTGTCTCTGTCTCGGCCGCTGGCTTGAGGCCGAGGACGCCGATTGCGCCCCGCCGGTCGTTCTCGAGGCGACCAACGAGGCGGTGCTTCGCGACGTCGATCCGGATCTGTTGCGCGAGCACGAGTACGAACGCCCGCGGGTCAGCGACGCGTGGCAGACCGACGAGGGGCGAACGGACCCCGGCGACAATCGTGACTCCGCCGACGGCGGGCAGTGACGATGCGGGTCACGCTACTCGGGACCGGCGACACGACGGGGACCCCGACGGTGGGCTGTGACTGTGACACCTGCGAGGCCGCTCGAGACCGCGGCGTCGAACGCACCCGGTTTTCGGTCCACGTCGAGAACGAGCGCACGGATGAGTCGCTGTTGATCGACTTCAGCCCCGACTTTCGCTACCAGTTTCTGCGCGAGGACGTGGCGCTTCCCGACGCCGCCGTCGTCACGCACATCCACTTCGATCACCTCGACGGCCTGGGCAACGTCTTCCGGGTCATCGACGAACTCGACGTGTACGCCGCGGACGAAACCGATCCGAAGACGGGAAAGAGCGTCGCCGAGACGGTCGAAAGCGACTACCACTACCTCGATCCGGTGACGGTCCACTCGACGACGCCGCTCGAGCCGGTTCGCATCTGCGGGCTCGACGTCACCTTCGTCCCGGTGACCCACCCGCCGCTTCTCTGTTACGGGCTGGCAATCGAGGACCCGGAAACGGGCGCGAAGCTCTCGCTCTCGGGCGACACGAGCTACGACGTACCCGAGGCGTCTCGGGAGGCCCTCGCCGATCCGGACCTCCTGCTGGCCGACGCGATCGTGCCGGCCCACCTCTGTGAGTTCCACCCGATCGGCGGCCGCCACGAGAACGACGAGGGGGTCCCCCGCACGTTCGGCACGAAACACATGACTCGAGAGGGCGCGCTCGAACTCGCCGCGGAGCTAGACGCCGATCGGACGCGGCTGGTCCACCTCGCTCACTACTACCCGGCCGGGGAAGCGTTCGAGGAGCCGCTGGCGATCGACGGCGAGCAGTATGATCTCTGATTCGGTGGTTACAGCCCGCGGCGGGTCGCCTCGCCGCGAACCGTCCAGGTGAAGACGTCGCCGATTTCGACCAACGGCCGCTCGCTTCGAAGCTCGAGCAGCCCTTCCATCGCCGCCGAGTCCGAGATGGAGCCCTCGAGCGAGAGCGTGACGGCGTCGTCGTGCTCGGCGGTGATCGTCCCCTCGCCCGCTGGCCAGTGTTGTTCGTAGCCGGCCGCCCAGCCGCTCTCGAGCTCCGTCGAGAACCCCATCTGGCACTGGCCGCTGTCGGGGGTGATCGGCCGTTCCGGAAGCACCGATCGAACCTCGACGGCCGGGTCGACGGCGAGTTCGTGCTCGAGCCGTCGGAGGCGCAATCGCTCGAGACGATCGCTTTCGACACCACACAGCGAGTAGAGTCGAACGCCGTAGAGATACGAGCCGTCGACGCGATCCGACGCTTTCTCCAGACTGATCGTGTTCTGGACGTCGATGCCGCTCGAGTCGCTGTCGTCGATATCGCCAGTTTCGACATTCGAGCCGTTCCCGTCACTCTCGTTCGTTTCGGTATTCGAGTCACCCCCGTCGCCCCAGATTCGGTATCGCTCGTTCCACGCGTCGATCATCGTCAGATTGGCGGTGTGGCTTCCCGAACTCAGTCGATCCGGATTCGGCTCACACTGTTGGAAAGCTCCGTCGGATCGGTCCGGTTCGTACTCTTCGGGGGCGGGATCCGGCGGGTCCTCGTCGATGTCGAACGCCTCGTCGACGGTCAGCGTCCGCTCGAGTTCGACGTCTTCGCGCTCTTCGGAGAGGGCTCGGTACCCGGTGACGGTGCCGACGCCACCGAGACCGACCAGACCGGCGGTAGCCAGCACGGTTCGTCGTCGGAGACGCGGGGAATCGTCGGTGTCGGAGGGCATACCCGCCACGTGAACGTGAACTAACTAATAATCTAGTATACTCGCTGGGTCTGTCGTCATTTCAGATCAATTGGAAGAGCAGCCCGACGACACCGGCGATGACCGCCGACAGGAACGGCTTCTCGAGCTATCCGAACCGATCCAGCCCGGACTGGCGTCGCCGCCGCCCGCTCGGGTCGCGCCGCCACGGCGTTCGCCGATCGCGTTCTTCCTCGAGATCGACCTCGGGCTCCGCAGCGGGCTCGTAGCCCGGACACGCGGGCCCACACTCCGATTCCGCGTCGACGATTCGGCCCTTCCACCGACAGAACGGGAGCGGCGTCGCCGTCCCCGGCTCGGGGCCGTCGGAGCGCTCTTCGTCGGCGGGGCTCCCCGCTTCGCAGGCCTCACAGTCGGGGAACCGGAACGTCCGCCATCCCTTGCCGAAGGCCCGCTCGGCGATCCGCCTGCGCGTTCGGGCCTTTCGCTCCGGCGGGACGATCGCGACCTCGGTGTGGCCCGGGTGGTACTCGAGCGGTTCGACGCCGGGTTCGTCCACGGCGAGCGGGATCGGCTCTCGGATCACGTCGATCTCGAGTGGTCTCCCGTCCGCCACGTCGTCGGCGTCTCCCCTCGAGACGCGCCAGACGCCGATCTCCTCGGGGATTCGATTGAGGTGGGCCCGCGTGACGTAGCTCTCGGTCGCGAGGATAGCCTCGTCGACCAGCCCGAGGCTCGCGTCGGTTCGAAGCTGAGCCTCGAGGTCGCCGGGCGTTCCCAGATCGGGCTTGTTCTCGATGCCGACGAGTCGCCCGAACCAGTCGGGGTAGCGCGCGACCTGCCGGACGTACCGGCGACCGTTTCGGCGTTCCCCCTCGAAGAAGTCGATCTCGAGCGCGCGCTCGACGGCGCTCCTGGCGCGTTCGGGGTGACAATCGTCGGGGAACGCCGCCTTCCAGTAGCGGGCGGTTCCCGGGCCGACGTCGGATTCGATCGCCGCATCGGGGATCGTCTCGCTCGTCAGCGCCAGTCGATCCGCGAACGCCGGTCCCGGCTCGACGCAGACGATATCGAGGATGCGACCGCCCGGTTTCGCGACGGCCCCGCCCAGTTGGCGGGCGACGACGTCCGTGCCGGCGGCTCCGGGCCTGCCGGCCGACTCGAGGTGGGCGCACAACTCGAGTTCGAACGCAAACTCGGACACGATTGCCATGAGGGCCCCAGTGGCGAAAAGGGGTCTGATCTACCGGCGCTCGAAACCGTCCAATCTGGCCGACCGACAGCGACTCGAGTACGTTCCGGCGGGGGGATTCGCCCCGAGAACAGTAGGTTTATCAAGCGCACACGGGAAGGAATATTCAAGATTACTCATCGTCTTATGACAGGAATCCAACAACCGGAGGTGAACATTGGGCTCGTCGGTCACGTCGACCACGGCAAGACGACGCTTGTACAGGCGCTCAGTGGGTCGTGGACGGACCAGCACTCAGAGGAGATGAAACGCGGAATCTCCATCAGGCTCGGCTACGCGGACGCGACGTTCCGCACGTGCCCAGGCGTCGACGAACCCGAATGCTACACCGTCGAGGAAGAGTGTCCAGACGGCTCCGAGAGCGAACCGCTCCGGACCGTCTCGTTCGTCGACGCGCCGGGTCACGAGACCCTGATGGCGACGATGCTCTCGGGCGCGTCGCTGATGGACGGCGCCGTGCTCGTCGTCAGCGCCAACGAACCCGTTCCCCAGCCCCAGACCGAAGAGCACCTGATGGCGCTGGATCTCATCGGCATCGACAACATCGTCATCGCCCAGAACAAGGTCGACCTCGTCGACGGCGAGACCGCACGCTCGAACTACGAACAGATTCAGGAGTTCGTCGAGGGGACCGTCGCCGAAGACGCCCCCGTCGTCCCCGTCAGCGCGGGACAGGACGTGAACATGGATCTGCTCATCAGCGCAATCGAGGAGGAGATTCCGACCCCCGAGCGCGACCCCGACACCGACGCGCGACTCCACGTCGCACGCAGTTTCGACATCAACAAGCCGGGAACGACGTTCGAAGACCTCACCGGGGGCGTCCTCGGCGGCAGTCTCGTCGCCGGCGAACTCGAGGTCGAGGACGAACTTGAGGTCAAACCCGGCCGCGAGGTCGAAGAGGGCGGCCAGAGCGAGTACGTCCCGATCGAGACGACGATCCGGTCGCTGCAGGCCGGCGGCGAAGACGTCGACACCGTCACGCCCGGCGGCCTGCTCGGCGTCGGAACGGGACTCGATCCGTCGCTGACGAAAGGCGACGCGCTGGCGGGCCAGATGGCCGGTCCGCCCGGCTCGCTACCGCCGACGTGGGAGCAGTTCACGATGGACGTCGACCTGCTCGAGCGCGTCGTCGGCGTCGACGGCGGCGAGACCGTCGAGGAGATCAGCACGGGCGAGCCGCTCATGATGACCGTCGGCACGTCGACGACCGTCGGCGCGGTCACGAGCGCGCGCGAGGGCGAGTGCGAGGTCAAACTCAAGCGGCCGGTCTGTGCCGATCCGGG is part of the Halostagnicola kamekurae genome and harbors:
- a CDS encoding DUF2237 family protein, which codes for MATDRNVYGTELEPCSADPETGFLRDGCCRRVEGDRGRHELCAVMTEEFLSFSAARGNDLTTPKPQFEFPGLEPGDRWCLCLGRWLEAEDADCAPPVVLEATNEAVLRDVDPDLLREHEYERPRVSDAWQTDEGRTDPGDNRDSADGGQ
- a CDS encoding DUF5787 family protein, with the protein product MAIVSEFAFELELCAHLESAGRPGAAGTDVVARQLGGAVAKPGGRILDIVCVEPGPAFADRLALTSETIPDAAIESDVGPGTARYWKAAFPDDCHPERARSAVERALEIDFFEGERRNGRRYVRQVARYPDWFGRLVGIENKPDLGTPGDLEAQLRTDASLGLVDEAILATESYVTRAHLNRIPEEIGVWRVSRGDADDVADGRPLEIDVIREPIPLAVDEPGVEPLEYHPGHTEVAIVPPERKARTRRRIAERAFGKGWRTFRFPDCEACEAGSPADEERSDGPEPGTATPLPFCRWKGRIVDAESECGPACPGYEPAAEPEVDLEEERDRRTPWRRDPSGRRRRQSGLDRFG
- a CDS encoding MBL fold metallo-hydrolase, translated to MRVTLLGTGDTTGTPTVGCDCDTCEAARDRGVERTRFSVHVENERTDESLLIDFSPDFRYQFLREDVALPDAAVVTHIHFDHLDGLGNVFRVIDELDVYAADETDPKTGKSVAETVESDYHYLDPVTVHSTTPLEPVRICGLDVTFVPVTHPPLLCYGLAIEDPETGAKLSLSGDTSYDVPEASREALADPDLLLADAIVPAHLCEFHPIGGRHENDEGVPRTFGTKHMTREGALELAAELDADRTRLVHLAHYYPAGEAFEEPLAIDGEQYDL
- a CDS encoding translation initiation factor IF-2 subunit gamma encodes the protein MTGIQQPEVNIGLVGHVDHGKTTLVQALSGSWTDQHSEEMKRGISIRLGYADATFRTCPGVDEPECYTVEEECPDGSESEPLRTVSFVDAPGHETLMATMLSGASLMDGAVLVVSANEPVPQPQTEEHLMALDLIGIDNIVIAQNKVDLVDGETARSNYEQIQEFVEGTVAEDAPVVPVSAGQDVNMDLLISAIEEEIPTPERDPDTDARLHVARSFDINKPGTTFEDLTGGVLGGSLVAGELEVEDELEVKPGREVEEGGQSEYVPIETTIRSLQAGGEDVDTVTPGGLLGVGTGLDPSLTKGDALAGQMAGPPGSLPPTWEQFTMDVDLLERVVGVDGGETVEEISTGEPLMMTVGTSTTVGAVTSAREGECEVKLKRPVCADPGAKIAINRRIGARWRLIGLGTLTE
- a CDS encoding universal stress protein; this translates as MKVLLGLAGSDESIKTLRQTIERTAAVGDDLTVVVVDKPETKRSQEEMREQAESLLSEAGIETDVETLEGDPGSALVNFTEQGEFDQLVIGGGTVSPMGKIRLGPIAEFVLLNAPTTVKLVR
- a CDS encoding ATP-binding protein, which produces MSDAALDVVEFLLTTSVYSDDRSLDENDLQPSVRQVFWTSNAGDADEQGGTSRGGITRPLSATNQTIREATGVEAPWNAVGDLMFTDRDEFSGTVSLTQRDMAEDWFADRASDERVLENPTLAKHFEDHEDLDVDHEEARERNRPIQADRVWIDGLLEEYFDEEEDEDMLDLVEIRAPEEVDITLDDLVLTESQEDEIDKIAKAIEHRDYLANIGLREIGKLLFVGPPGTGKTSTAQALARDMDLPFVEVKLSMITSQYLGETAKNVDKTFEVAKRLSPCILFIDEFDSVAKTRRSDEHAALKRAVNTLLKSIDNISLIQDDVLLIGATNHPDQLDAAAWRRFDEIVNFPKPDSRMRSDILQVITSTMDIEEFDPSVIAEATEGLTGSDLRMVLREAVLEALTENRRELTQEDLLNAVEEFEERDNLKNMDMIDGDHDALVAGGDIGGSESGGDGEHSHDHDHAHAHDH